The Candidatus Omnitrophota bacterium genome segment CTCTTCAGAAGAAAATACAAAGCTTGAGCCCGAACGCCTTCGCCTCTCGATGAATAATATAAGAGGCAGTAACAATAAAAGCCAAAAAACGGCCGGGTCTTTAAACAGGAACATACTCTCCTTTCGTCTCCTCTATAAACTTTTTCGCTGTGGTGAATACCGACCCTATCTCGTCTTTTGAGGGCGCATGCTTGGCAAACTTCACCAGATCGCATGCCTCCATAAAAGTTTTTAGCAATTCCCTATATCCTGTCGATATCTTCAATGAATCACCCAGGCTCGCTAAAAACTCCTGTGTCGTCATCTCCGGAGCTCTTAATTTAAAGACTGTCTCTATATAGCGCCGGACTGCGTCGGAGACGGTTACGTAATAATCCTTAACATTGCCTGTCTTCGCGAATTCCGCCTTAGCCGATTCCAGCGCGTCTATAGCGGCCTCGTAAGGAAGTTTTGGCGGCGGGCTTTTCTTGAATTTTTTGAATAATTTTATTATCAGCCATAATACAAGCAATGCCGCCGCTATCCATAAGGCAAGTTTAAGAAAACTGAATGGATATATCGGCCCCTTGATATCCTTTACATCATAGAGGGCGACGTTTCTTGGCAGAACGCTTTCGACTGTAAACTCAAATTCCGGGGTTTTTAGAGTCCTCCAGTTGCCCTCTCCCTTCTCGCGGTACTTTATCTCTATCCCGGGGATCTTCCGCTTGCCCACATAGTAACCGGTTATATCGAGCCAGTTTACATAATGATGACTGCCAAACAAGGACCTCTTAATCTCTTTCCCTGAATCTTTTATCTCGCACTCACCGATCTTGCTATCCTTAAACTTAGGAAATTCTATCTCAAGATCGAGTTTCGAAAATATTTCGGCCTTATAATGTATCCTATCGCCTATAAGGATCCTCTTCCTGTTGATAGTTGTCTTTATAGAAGATGTGTCTTCATCGGCTGCCAGCGCGATATTTGATATAAGCAGAACACCGGTAATGAATATCATTCTATTGAAAAACTTCACTACATGCGCCTCTTTCTCATCCGGAAAAATTTTATAAATTCTTCTATGTATGATTTATCGGTACTTATATCTATGTGGTCCACTCCGACGGATCCGAATAATCTCGTCCTCTCACTTTGCATCTGGCTCGCTTTTTTCGCGTATTTTTCTCTGACTTTAGCGCTTGAGGTATCGATCACATAGGGTCTTCCGCTTTCGGCGTCTGCGAGTTCGATTATGCCCGCGTCCGGCAGATGGCCTTCCCTGGGATCGGTTATGGTAATGGCGACGACATCATGTTTTTTGTTAGCTATGGAGAGAGGTTTTTTGAAATCATCCGCGAAGAAATCCGAGATTACAAATGTGACGGCCCTGCGCCTTATAACATTATCCAAGTAGCGCAGCGCCCCGGCAAGATCGGTCCCTTTGCCTTTAGGGGTAAAATACAAAGCTTCCCTTACCACCCTTAGAACGTGATGAAGGCCTTTTCTGGGCGGGACAAACTTCTCAATCCTGTCCGTAAATATTATCAAGCCCACGCGGTCGTTATTCTGTATGGCGGCAAATGCCAGGACCGCCGATACTTCAGCGGCGAGTTCTTTCTTGAATCTTTTGGTAGTTCCGAAGCTTGAGGAGCTTGAGGCGTCGAGCAGGATCATTACGGTAAGCTGACGCTCTTCGACGTACTTCTTTACAAAAGGTGAACCGATGCGCGCCGTAACGTTCCAGTCTATGGAGCGTATCTCATCGCCGGGCTGGTATTCCCTTACCTCGTCAAACTCCATGCCACGGCCTTTGAATACGCTTTCATACTGGCCGGCGAGAAAGTCCGTGACCAGCCTCGAGGTCGTTATTTCAATGCGCCGTATTTTGCGTAATACTTCCTTCGGCAGCATCTTACGGTACTTTTACTTCCTCAAAAATCTTTTTTATAATATCTTCGGAGTTCTTGTCTTCCGCCTCCGCCTCATAGCTTGCGATTATGCGGTGCCTTAATACGTCCATGCCGATAGTCTTTATATCCTGCGGAACAACATAACCGCGTCCCTGTAAAAACGCGTAAGCCTTTGCGGCCATCGATAGGTATATGCTTGCGCGGGGGGACGCGCCATACTGGATAAGCCCAACCAGCTCTTTAAGCCTGTATGCGTTAGGATCTCTGGTGGCGAATACTATGTCGATAATATATTTCTCGATTCTTTCGTCTATATAAATTTCATCGACCACTTTACGCGCTTTTATTATCTCGTCCGGAGTAACCACCGCTGCCACAGTGAGTTTTTTATCCGTAACCGCCATACGCTTCATTATCTTGTGCTCTTCTTCCTTGTTCGGGTACTCTATCTTTAATTTCAACATGAAGCGGTCCACCTGGGCTTCAGGCAGCGGATATGTGCCTTCGTGTTCTATTGGGTTCTGCGTCGCCAGAACAAGAAACGGCTCATCGAGTTTATAAGTATTTTCGCCTATAGTCACCTGTCTTTCCTGCATGGCTTCGAGTAAAGCGCTCTGTACTTTCGCGGGGGCCCTGTTTATTTCATCGGCTAAAATTATATTGGCAAATATGGGGCCTTTCTTGGTCGTAAATAAACCGTCCTTCGGACTGTATATAAGAGTTCCTATTAGATCCGCAGGTAAAAGATCGGGTGTAAACTGTATTCTCTGAAATTTGGTCTTTATTGCCTGGGCAAGCACCTTGACCGACAATGTCTTGGCAAGTCCCGGTACTCCTTCTATCAGAATGTGGCCGTTTGCCAGAAGGCCCACGAGCAGCCTCTCCAATAAATATCTTTGGCCTACTATCACCTTCTCCATTTCGGCAAGAAGTTTATTTACAAAATCGCTCTCTTTCTTTACCTTCTCATTTATCGCTTCTACTGACGTCCCCACC includes the following:
- a CDS encoding DUF58 domain-containing protein → MLPKEVLRKIRRIEITTSRLVTDFLAGQYESVFKGRGMEFDEVREYQPGDEIRSIDWNVTARIGSPFVKKYVEERQLTVMILLDASSSSSFGTTKRFKKELAAEVSAVLAFAAIQNNDRVGLIIFTDRIEKFVPPRKGLHHVLRVVREALYFTPKGKGTDLAGALRYLDNVIRRRAVTFVISDFFADDFKKPLSIANKKHDVVAITITDPREGHLPDAGIIELADAESGRPYVIDTSSAKVREKYAKKASQMQSERTRLFGSVGVDHIDISTDKSYIEEFIKFFRMRKRRM
- a CDS encoding AAA family ATPase, encoding MVGTSVEAINEKVKKESDFVNKLLAEMEKVIVGQRYLLERLLVGLLANGHILIEGVPGLAKTLSVKVLAQAIKTKFQRIQFTPDLLPADLIGTLIYSPKDGLFTTKKGPIFANIILADEINRAPAKVQSALLEAMQERQVTIGENTYKLDEPFLVLATQNPIEHEGTYPLPEAQVDRFMLKLKIEYPNKEEEHKIMKRMAVTDKKLTVAAVVTPDEIIKARKVVDEIYIDERIEKYIIDIVFATRDPNAYRLKELVGLIQYGASPRASIYLSMAAKAYAFLQGRGYVVPQDIKTIGMDVLRHRIIASYEAEAEDKNSEDIIKKIFEEVKVP